The Streptomyces sp. HSG2 genome has a segment encoding these proteins:
- a CDS encoding DUF742 domain-containing protein, translated as MTGQDAWDPEATELVRPYVITRGRDLPDEAQLSLITLVTAAPEPSRRPTRLSPEERELLELCSAGYLSVAEIAGHTRLPLGVVRILLASLTEGGHLVTRPPVARARLADKEILEEVLNGLRAKFG; from the coding sequence ATGACCGGCCAGGACGCCTGGGACCCCGAGGCCACGGAATTAGTCCGCCCGTACGTCATCACCCGGGGACGCGACCTGCCCGACGAGGCACAACTGTCGTTGATCACGCTGGTGACGGCGGCTCCGGAGCCCTCACGGCGGCCGACCAGACTCTCCCCCGAGGAGCGCGAGCTGCTGGAGCTGTGCTCGGCCGGCTACCTCTCGGTCGCCGAGATCGCCGGGCACACCCGGCTGCCCCTGGGCGTGGTGCGGATCCTGCTCGCCTCTCTGACGGAGGGCGGCCATCTCGTCACCCGTCCGCCCGTGGCGCGTGCCCGCCTCGCCGACAAGGAAATCCTGGAGGAGGTACTCAATGGTCTCCGCGCCAAGTTTGGGTGA
- a CDS encoding sensor histidine kinase, with the protein MTEYIENPLPWVLLFALVATTALVVRQRRAARTLEHEIHRLREHYTELENDYGKSVRSAQERAEEETKTVLKSAMRTLQGLAAEQQLVLSRLQNKYGDSAMLQDLLDIDHTNSQFGRRAQSIAVLCDGWLGGRRDTASVYDVVRSAQGRIRHFHRVDILSQVDFGITSRAVEPVALTLAELLDNATSYSSPDTIVEINIRTVPKGICVVVDDAGVGMSEEERVRAQRLLSSERASGVAGLGNPPQFGFAVIGILCERFGFEVSVDTSSPYGGVRAVVLLPHELLTAMPEAKAPAPSAPAAVPHGPESGPEPATVTTTTADGLPRRRRKRPMAIVPGTGPAPRSTSRSGSEQAQVMAAFQRGTQSGRTAPAHDADQTSSTPGASSEGHEVS; encoded by the coding sequence ATGACGGAATACATAGAGAACCCCCTGCCCTGGGTTCTCCTCTTCGCCCTCGTTGCCACCACCGCCCTCGTCGTCCGCCAGCGCCGGGCGGCGCGCACGTTGGAGCACGAAATCCACCGCCTCAGGGAGCACTACACAGAGCTTGAGAACGACTACGGAAAGTCCGTGCGTTCGGCACAGGAGCGGGCCGAGGAGGAGACCAAGACGGTTCTGAAGTCCGCCATGCGGACCCTCCAGGGCCTCGCCGCCGAACAACAGTTGGTGCTCTCACGACTTCAGAACAAATACGGTGATTCGGCGATGCTCCAGGATCTCCTGGACATCGACCACACCAACTCGCAGTTCGGGCGGCGCGCCCAGTCCATCGCCGTGTTGTGCGATGGTTGGCTGGGTGGAAGGCGTGACACCGCTTCGGTCTACGACGTGGTCCGCAGCGCGCAGGGCCGAATCCGCCATTTCCACCGAGTGGACATCCTGTCGCAGGTCGACTTCGGCATCACCAGCCGCGCGGTCGAACCGGTCGCGCTCACCCTGGCCGAACTCCTCGACAACGCCACCAGTTACTCCAGCCCGGACACGATCGTCGAGATCAACATCCGGACGGTGCCGAAGGGCATCTGCGTCGTGGTCGACGACGCCGGTGTGGGCATGAGCGAGGAGGAGCGGGTCCGAGCCCAGCGGTTGCTCTCCAGCGAGCGCGCCTCGGGCGTCGCGGGCCTCGGCAACCCTCCGCAATTCGGCTTCGCCGTCATCGGCATCCTCTGCGAGCGCTTCGGCTTCGAAGTGTCCGTGGACACCTCCTCCCCCTACGGGGGCGTGCGCGCGGTCGTGCTGCTGCCGCACGAACTGCTCACCGCGATGCCCGAGGCGAAGGCTCCCGCGCCCTCCGCCCCGGCAGCCGTCCCGCACGGGCCCGAGAGCGGTCCGGAGCCCGCCACGGTGACGACCACGACCGCCGACGGCCTGCCGCGACGGCGCCGCAAGCGGCCGATGGCCATCGTGCCCGGGACCGGTCCCGCCCCACGTTCCACCAGTCGCTCGGGATCGGAACAGGCGCAGGTCATGGCTGCTTTCCAACGCGGCACGCAGTCCGGCCGGACGGCCCCGGCACACGACGCGGATCAGACGAGCAGCACCCCCGGTGCAAGCAGCGAAGGACATGAGGTCTCGTGA
- a CDS encoding antibiotic biosynthesis monooxygenase, with protein MSVVKINVLTVPAEQREILERRFASRAHAVEGSDGFEWFELLRPVEGTDTYLVYTRWRDEESFRAWMEGPMKSAHQGTGERGGERPAPAASDSRLWSFEVVQQAAPKSA; from the coding sequence ATGAGCGTAGTCAAGATCAACGTACTGACCGTTCCCGCGGAGCAGCGGGAGATTCTGGAGCGTCGCTTCGCCTCGCGCGCGCACGCCGTGGAGGGTTCCGACGGCTTCGAGTGGTTCGAACTGCTCCGGCCGGTCGAGGGCACCGACACCTATCTCGTCTACACCCGTTGGCGGGACGAGGAGTCCTTCCGGGCCTGGATGGAAGGGCCGATGAAGTCGGCGCACCAGGGGACCGGGGAGCGTGGCGGCGAGCGACCGGCCCCGGCGGCGAGCGACTCGCGGCTGTGGTCCTTCGAGGTGGTGCAGCAGGCCGCGCCCAAGAGCGCCTGA
- a CDS encoding ATP/GTP-binding protein has product MVSAPSLGERAYVRGGATQTAVKILVVGHFAVGKTTFIGSISEIEPLSTEETMTRAAESVDDLKGVRGKTTTTVAMDFGRLTISDRVVLYLFGTPGQQRFVQMWEDMARGALGALVLVDPDRLADSFPVIDLIEHYGLDYAIAVNQFADSPPRDEGALREALDLLEDTPVVTCDARDEASSATALTTLVRYLLDRAH; this is encoded by the coding sequence ATGGTCTCCGCGCCAAGTTTGGGTGAGCGGGCCTACGTCCGCGGCGGGGCGACGCAGACCGCTGTGAAGATCCTCGTCGTCGGACACTTCGCGGTGGGCAAGACGACGTTCATCGGCTCGATCTCGGAAATCGAACCGCTGTCCACCGAGGAGACGATGACGCGCGCCGCGGAGTCGGTCGACGACCTCAAGGGCGTCCGCGGCAAGACCACCACGACGGTGGCCATGGACTTCGGACGACTGACCATCAGCGACCGAGTGGTCCTCTACCTGTTCGGAACACCCGGCCAGCAACGCTTCGTCCAGATGTGGGAGGACATGGCTCGCGGAGCCCTCGGGGCCTTGGTCCTGGTGGACCCCGATCGGTTGGCGGACTCCTTCCCGGTGATCGATCTCATCGAGCACTACGGCCTGGACTACGCCATCGCGGTCAACCAGTTCGCCGACTCCCCGCCTCGGGACGAAGGCGCCCTGCGCGAAGCGCTGGACCTCCTCGAGGACACCCCCGTCGTCACCTGCGACGCGCGTGACGAGGCGTCCTCGGCCACCGCCCTCACCACGCTCGTCCGCTACCTGCTGGACCGCGCCCACTAG
- a CDS encoding roadblock/LC7 domain-containing protein: MNDDLSWMLDSALEIPGALHAVLISADGLLMARTKDFGKDDADRVAAAMSGVQSLSRTLGFFCEDPTQRWRQTLVEFDGGWVFLISAGDGAYLGVSASQEVDMADITFRMQQLVAQLGKELTTPPRENLGARS, from the coding sequence GTGAACGACGATCTGTCATGGATGCTCGACAGCGCCTTGGAGATCCCCGGCGCCCTGCACGCGGTCCTGATCTCCGCGGACGGGCTGTTGATGGCCCGGACCAAGGACTTCGGCAAGGACGACGCCGACCGGGTGGCCGCCGCGATGAGCGGGGTCCAGTCCCTCAGTCGCACGCTCGGGTTCTTCTGCGAGGACCCGACACAACGGTGGCGCCAGACACTGGTCGAGTTCGACGGCGGCTGGGTCTTCCTCATCTCCGCCGGAGACGGCGCCTACCTCGGAGTGTCCGCCTCGCAGGAGGTCGACATGGCCGACATCACCTTCCGGATGCAGCAGTTGGTCGCGCAGCTCGGCAAGGAACTGACCACACCGCCCCGCGAGAACCTCGGCGCCCGCTCATGA
- a CDS encoding amidinotransferase: MSVREVPGLPGATGNPGCPVASHNEWDPLEEIIVGRLEGATIPASHPVVSCNIPPWAARLQGLAAGFKYPRPLVERARRELDGFVALLESAGVTVRRPDAVDHGRRFATPDWKSRGFCNTCPRDSMLVIGDEIIETPMAWPCRYFETHSYRSVLKDYFRRGARWSAAPKPQLTDALYDPEFTVPGEGEEMRYILTEFEPVFDAADFVRAGRDLFVTRSNVTNAMGIEWVRRHLGPGYRVHEVESRCRTPMHIDTTLVLLAPGKALVNPEYVDVDRLPEVLRSWDLLIAPEPDPIDDRLLRLASLCGKWLSMNLLVLDERRVIVERHHTGMMRALEKWGFEPIPCDLLHYAPFGGSFHCATLDVRRRGTLESYFD, translated from the coding sequence ATGTCGGTGAGGGAGGTCCCCGGTCTTCCGGGCGCGACGGGGAACCCCGGGTGCCCCGTCGCTTCCCACAACGAGTGGGATCCGCTGGAGGAGATCATCGTCGGTCGGCTCGAAGGCGCGACGATTCCGGCGAGTCACCCCGTGGTGTCCTGCAACATCCCGCCGTGGGCGGCTCGGCTCCAAGGGCTGGCGGCGGGTTTCAAGTATCCGCGCCCTCTCGTCGAGCGAGCCCGGCGGGAACTCGATGGGTTCGTCGCGCTGCTGGAATCCGCGGGGGTGACGGTACGACGGCCGGACGCGGTGGATCACGGGAGGCGCTTCGCGACCCCGGACTGGAAGTCGCGGGGTTTCTGCAACACCTGTCCGCGCGACAGCATGCTGGTGATCGGCGACGAGATCATCGAGACCCCGATGGCCTGGCCGTGCCGGTATTTCGAGACGCACTCCTACCGTTCGGTGCTCAAGGACTACTTCCGGCGGGGGGCTCGCTGGTCCGCCGCCCCGAAGCCGCAACTCACCGACGCCCTCTACGATCCTGAGTTCACGGTTCCCGGTGAGGGAGAGGAGATGCGTTACATCCTCACCGAGTTCGAACCGGTCTTCGACGCGGCGGACTTCGTGCGGGCGGGGCGAGACCTGTTCGTCACCCGAAGCAACGTCACCAACGCCATGGGGATCGAGTGGGTGCGTCGGCACCTCGGTCCCGGCTACCGCGTCCACGAGGTCGAGAGTCGCTGCCGCACCCCGATGCACATCGACACGACCCTCGTGCTGCTGGCGCCGGGCAAGGCTCTGGTCAATCCCGAGTACGTGGATGTCGATCGCCTGCCGGAGGTCCTCCGATCCTGGGACCTGCTGATCGCCCCCGAGCCCGATCCGATCGACGACAGACTGCTCAGACTGGCCTCGCTGTGCGGGAAGTGGCTCAGCATGAATCTGCTCGTGCTCGACGAGCGGCGCGTGATCGTGGAACGCCATCACACGGGCATGATGCGCGCACTGGAGAAGTGGGGATTCGAGCCCATCCCGTGCGACCTTCTCCACTATGCCCCGTTCGGCGGATCCTTCCACTGCGCGACGCTGGACGTCCGGCGCCGGGGGACACTGGAGTCCTACTTCGACTGA
- a CDS encoding universal stress protein, producing the protein MNVVVGVDGSASSLTAVDQAAREARIRRAGLRVVHAAGRRPTEDADRMVGDAARHARSVAPEVEVFEVVVVGSPVEVLEAESRTARLVVIGSRGAGGFIGMVLGSTAVSLAAHSRCPVLVARGDPTGSGPVVLGVDGSPVGEPAVDFAFTEASLRGSAMTAVHAWLPEYAPVGSGVESAERLLAESLVGHGQEHPDVQVRREVASGETREVLIDRSREAQLVVVGARGRGGFAGMLLGSVSQALLLHAHCPVVVVRGREGGHG; encoded by the coding sequence GTGAACGTCGTCGTCGGCGTCGACGGCTCCGCGTCGAGCCTCACGGCAGTGGACCAGGCCGCCCGGGAGGCCCGGATACGGCGGGCGGGACTGCGGGTGGTGCACGCCGCGGGTCGCCGGCCCACCGAGGACGCCGACCGGATGGTGGGCGACGCGGCCCGTCACGCGCGGAGCGTCGCCCCGGAGGTGGAGGTCTTCGAGGTCGTCGTGGTGGGCTCGCCGGTGGAGGTCCTGGAGGCCGAGTCGCGGACGGCGCGGTTGGTCGTGATCGGTTCCCGGGGCGCCGGGGGCTTCATCGGCATGGTGCTGGGCTCGACGGCGGTGTCGCTGGCCGCCCACAGCCGTTGTCCCGTCCTCGTGGCGCGAGGGGATCCGACCGGTTCCGGGCCGGTGGTCCTCGGTGTGGACGGCTCCCCCGTCGGCGAGCCGGCGGTGGACTTCGCCTTCACCGAGGCCTCCCTGCGCGGATCGGCGATGACGGCCGTGCACGCCTGGTTGCCGGAGTACGCGCCGGTCGGTTCCGGGGTGGAGAGCGCCGAGAGGCTGCTCGCCGAGTCCCTCGTGGGACATGGGCAGGAGCACCCGGACGTGCAGGTCCGGCGCGAGGTGGCCAGTGGTGAGACTCGGGAGGTGCTGATCGACAGGAGTCGGGAGGCTCAGCTCGTGGTCGTCGGAGCACGGGGGCGCGGTGGCTTCGCCGGGATGCTGCTGGGCTCGGTGAGTCAGGCGCTGTTGCTCCACGCGCACTGCCCCGTCGTGGTCGTGCGGGGGCGGGAGGGCGGACACGGCTGA
- a CDS encoding superoxide dismutase family protein has product MRRVPSRTRLAVACATAATAALLAGCGGDSAESASSSEDRTATASSSPHSGHSGDMDGMDGAAMGDPSATPANRLPDAELVEATLEPLDTRPPGMDDVAGTAWLAQSTEGTTVTVSLTGLEPGEAYMAHLHERSCSTDNGGDHFQFEKGGATTPPNEVHLMFTADESGAATTTVNNARRTGDDAVALVVHPHAAMDNRLACADFEF; this is encoded by the coding sequence ATGCGCCGCGTGCCGTCCCGGACGCGCCTGGCCGTCGCCTGCGCCACGGCGGCGACCGCCGCGCTTCTCGCCGGTTGCGGCGGAGACTCCGCCGAATCAGCGTCGTCCTCCGAGGACCGGACGGCCACCGCCTCGTCCTCCCCGCACTCCGGGCACAGCGGGGACATGGACGGCATGGACGGCGCGGCGATGGGCGACCCCTCGGCCACCCCCGCGAACCGCCTCCCCGACGCCGAACTCGTCGAGGCCACCCTCGAACCGCTCGACACCCGACCGCCCGGCATGGACGACGTGGCGGGCACCGCGTGGCTGGCCCAGAGCACGGAGGGCACCACAGTGACGGTCTCCCTCACCGGCCTCGAACCGGGTGAGGCGTACATGGCGCATCTGCACGAGAGGTCTTGCTCCACCGACAACGGCGGGGACCACTTCCAGTTCGAGAAGGGCGGCGCCACCACGCCGCCCAACGAGGTGCACCTGATGTTCACCGCCGACGAGTCCGGCGCGGCCACGACCACGGTGAACAACGCCCGACGCACCGGCGATGACGCGGTCGCACTCGTCGTTCACCCTCACGCCGCGATGGACAACCGCCTGGCATGCGCGGACTTCGAGTTCTGA
- a CDS encoding copper resistance protein CopC, protein MRGLRVLRAALVALGCSGALLLGGAPAAAHTSLEDAAPGPGARSAVGTDVLSLTFGRLASGSTPEVTLTGADGAPIRVGRPVVVGDSVVCASVDPLSAGVVTLAYTVTSVDGDRQDSAFRFAVSEDAAETEPAADCRGRDLPPPGAVGEAAGVGRTATLALLVGVVLLAVAAGFVVLRALRGPRADDRSPPREPDVPSSTTEPGGPAPSTDGGRSSPSAEHPPSRPAKE, encoded by the coding sequence ATGCGCGGACTTCGAGTTCTGAGGGCCGCGCTCGTCGCCTTGGGGTGTTCGGGCGCGCTGCTCCTGGGCGGCGCACCGGCCGCCGCCCACACCTCTCTCGAGGACGCGGCCCCCGGTCCCGGCGCGCGGTCCGCCGTGGGAACGGACGTCCTTTCCCTGACCTTCGGCCGTCTGGCGTCCGGCAGCACGCCCGAGGTCACACTGACGGGGGCCGACGGAGCCCCGATACGGGTGGGTCGCCCCGTCGTGGTGGGCGATTCCGTGGTCTGCGCCTCCGTCGACCCGCTGAGCGCCGGGGTGGTCACGCTGGCGTACACCGTCACTTCGGTGGACGGCGATCGGCAGGACAGCGCCTTCCGGTTCGCCGTCTCCGAGGACGCGGCCGAGACCGAACCCGCGGCCGACTGCCGGGGGCGGGACCTGCCTCCGCCGGGGGCCGTCGGAGAGGCGGCGGGGGTCGGTCGAACCGCGACCCTGGCCCTCCTCGTGGGGGTGGTCCTGCTCGCGGTGGCCGCCGGATTCGTCGTGCTGCGCGCCCTTCGTGGCCCCCGCGCGGACGACCGAAGCCCCCCGAGGGAGCCGGACGTGCCATCGAGCACCACCGAGCCCGGCGGCCCCGCGCCCTCGACCGACGGCGGCCGGTCGTCCCCCTCGGCGGAGCACCCGCCGTCCCGACCCGCGAAGGAGTGA
- a CDS encoding copper resistance protein CopC, which produces MALLLAWLPVGAGTALAHAVPTGSQPRESEVVESAPRQVTVEFDEPVELAEDSVRVLDPDGRPVTAGDPAHVAGAPDTARVPLTGGLQDGTYTVSWRVLSADGHAISGLFSFSVGAPSAPSGPADAVPAVDGTVAFLDTVARHGGYVGLSLLLGPVVFVSACRPGASAVRSLRRLAVVGWWVSAAAAVARLSLRGPYTDGTGVTGILDPTSLGRALEGRPGIALACRLALLLSIAALARFAPTWRTGLPAAVAPPTLLGVALASTWAATDHAAAGIQVPAAVVSTVVHLVAAAVWTGGLVALWYTLRPGAPSDRLRPEAVGRFSRIALGSVTVLAVTGVYQAWRGLGSWDAFASPYGRLLALKTAAVALMLVVASASRSWSERLRRTARPAPSPAFVGAGGGRVAGERGSHGASPEPTGVPSESGPRGDVARELRRSVLVESVIGLLVLAVTAVLTGTQPGRSAESALVPSAVPGRPDVDLTVIPFDTGSVEGRGRVQVTLEPGRVGRNVVEAVVFGGDGSLVAVPRLRLEFTHPGRGVGPLDAELVDQRGYWGGDTLDLPFAGTWTMRATVLVSEGNQVTVEETVEVTS; this is translated from the coding sequence GTGGCCCTCCTCCTCGCCTGGCTGCCCGTCGGCGCGGGGACCGCCCTGGCGCACGCGGTTCCGACGGGCAGCCAGCCGCGGGAGAGCGAGGTGGTGGAGTCGGCTCCACGGCAGGTGACCGTCGAGTTCGACGAGCCCGTCGAGTTGGCCGAGGACTCGGTCCGGGTACTCGACCCCGACGGCCGACCGGTCACCGCCGGCGACCCGGCGCACGTGGCCGGAGCGCCGGACACCGCGCGAGTTCCCCTGACGGGGGGGCTCCAGGACGGTACGTACACGGTCTCTTGGCGAGTTCTGTCGGCGGACGGACACGCCATCTCGGGGCTCTTCTCCTTCTCCGTCGGCGCGCCATCCGCCCCGTCGGGCCCGGCCGACGCGGTACCGGCGGTCGACGGGACCGTGGCTTTCCTGGACACGGTGGCGCGCCACGGAGGGTACGTCGGCCTCTCGCTGCTACTCGGACCGGTGGTGTTCGTGTCGGCCTGTCGACCGGGAGCGTCGGCGGTCCGTTCGCTTCGGCGGCTCGCCGTGGTCGGCTGGTGGGTGTCGGCGGCGGCGGCGGTGGCGCGGTTGTCGCTTCGCGGTCCCTACACCGACGGGACCGGTGTGACCGGCATCCTCGACCCGACGTCCCTGGGCCGGGCTCTGGAGGGCCGGCCGGGGATCGCCTTGGCGTGTCGGCTGGCCCTGCTGCTGTCGATCGCCGCCCTGGCCAGATTCGCGCCGACATGGCGCACGGGACTGCCGGCCGCGGTCGCGCCGCCGACCCTGCTCGGCGTGGCCCTGGCCTCGACCTGGGCGGCAACCGACCACGCGGCGGCCGGGATCCAGGTGCCGGCCGCCGTGGTGTCGACCGTGGTCCACTTGGTCGCGGCGGCCGTCTGGACCGGTGGTCTGGTCGCTCTGTGGTACACGCTGCGTCCGGGCGCGCCGTCCGATCGTCTCCGACCCGAGGCGGTGGGACGCTTCTCGCGGATCGCCCTGGGATCCGTGACCGTGTTGGCCGTCACGGGGGTCTATCAGGCCTGGCGTGGTCTCGGTTCCTGGGACGCCTTCGCCTCCCCTTACGGTCGGCTCCTCGCCCTCAAGACCGCCGCCGTCGCGCTGATGCTGGTCGTGGCGTCCGCGTCCCGGAGCTGGTCCGAGCGGTTGCGTCGGACCGCGCGACCGGCGCCGTCACCCGCCTTCGTCGGGGCCGGCGGAGGGCGGGTGGCGGGGGAGCGCGGCTCGCACGGGGCGTCTCCCGAGCCGACGGGCGTCCCGAGCGAGAGCGGGCCACGGGGGGACGTCGCGCGGGAGTTGCGTCGGTCGGTACTGGTCGAGTCGGTGATCGGACTCCTGGTGCTGGCCGTGACGGCGGTCCTGACCGGTACGCAGCCGGGCCGGTCGGCGGAGTCGGCCCTCGTGCCGTCCGCGGTACCCGGCAGGCCGGACGTCGATCTGACGGTGATCCCCTTCGACACGGGCTCGGTCGAGGGGCGAGGCCGAGTCCAGGTCACGCTGGAGCCCGGACGGGTCGGCAGGAACGTGGTGGAGGCCGTGGTCTTCGGCGGGGACGGAAGCCTGGTGGCCGTGCCCCGACTCCGCCTGGAATTCACCCATCCCGGGCGTGGGGTCGGTCCGCTCGACGCCGAACTCGTCGACCAACGCGGCTACTGGGGCGGCGATACACTCGACCTCCCGTTCGCCGGTACCTGGACGATGCGGGCGACGGTACTGGTCTCCGAGGGGAACCAGGTCACCGTGGAGGAGACCGTGGAGGTGACATCGTGA
- the betT gene encoding choline BCCT transporter BetT, translating to MPEDIAAPTGSGTLKPVVFIGSAVLILAISVWAIVTPAGAEDAIGVAVDKISYWFGWYYFLAATLYLVFVLFIGVSKYGTVKLGPKHYKPDYGLFAWAAMLFAAGIGIDLMFFSVAGPVSHYLAPPEGDPATVEAARQAVVWTLFHYGITGWAMYALMGMVLGYFAFRYRLPLAIRSALYPIIGRRVHGRIGDAVDLAAIIGTVFGISVSLGIGVVQLNYGLNVLFDVPEGLPAQIGLIAVAVVMATVSAVAGVDKGIRRLSQLNVLLAVLLMLFILVVGEPFRLLNALVQNIGDYISRFPSMTLNTFAYDQPTEWLDAWTLFFWAWWIAWAPFVGLFLARISRGRTLREFVAATLVIPFLFTGVFLAVFGNSALFVVQDGDIGFGETAMTSPEQGFYGLLEQYPGALFSAGLATFVGLLLYVTSADSGALVMGNLSSDLPTPVTDAKPWLRIFWALTTGLLTLAMLIVGGVQALTDATIIMGLPFSFVMFLIMAGLYLALRTERMREEALATTLPASLSGRTPHAGPAGTRNWRTRLARAMAFPGRRAATRFVDDVCRPAFEDVVQELRAQGAAAELLEGTDEENGLPHVGLKAPIGPADTFVYRVWPVETPTPGFATKSVSTHDSYVRFEIQLAEGNQGYDVMGYTREQLIADALDQYERHLEFLRLHHEATAQSSLPDHRPDDPEAHLPD from the coding sequence GTGCCGGAGGACATCGCCGCCCCGACGGGTTCGGGCACCCTCAAGCCGGTGGTGTTCATCGGCTCGGCCGTGCTCATCCTGGCGATCTCGGTCTGGGCGATCGTCACACCCGCGGGCGCGGAGGACGCCATCGGCGTGGCCGTGGACAAGATCTCCTACTGGTTCGGCTGGTACTACTTCCTCGCGGCCACCCTGTACCTGGTCTTCGTCCTGTTCATCGGCGTCTCCAAGTACGGCACCGTCAAGCTCGGCCCCAAGCACTACAAGCCGGACTACGGCCTGTTCGCGTGGGCCGCCATGTTGTTCGCCGCGGGCATCGGCATCGACCTGATGTTCTTCTCCGTGGCCGGCCCGGTGAGCCACTACCTCGCGCCACCCGAGGGCGACCCGGCCACCGTCGAGGCCGCACGGCAGGCGGTGGTCTGGACCCTGTTCCACTACGGCATCACCGGCTGGGCGATGTACGCGCTCATGGGCATGGTCCTCGGTTACTTCGCCTTCCGCTACCGTCTGCCCCTCGCCATCAGGTCCGCCCTGTACCCCATCATCGGGCGACGGGTGCACGGCCGGATCGGGGACGCCGTGGACCTGGCGGCCATCATCGGTACCGTGTTCGGGATCTCGGTGTCCCTCGGCATCGGCGTGGTCCAGCTCAACTACGGTCTGAACGTCCTCTTCGACGTACCCGAGGGGCTCCCCGCCCAGATCGGCCTGATCGCCGTAGCCGTGGTCATGGCGACCGTGTCGGCGGTCGCGGGCGTGGACAAGGGAATCAGACGCCTGTCCCAGCTCAACGTCCTGCTGGCCGTCCTGCTGATGCTCTTCATCCTGGTCGTCGGCGAGCCGTTCCGGCTGCTCAACGCTCTCGTCCAGAACATCGGGGACTACATCAGCCGCTTCCCCTCCATGACCCTGAACACCTTCGCCTACGACCAGCCGACCGAGTGGCTGGACGCCTGGACGTTGTTCTTCTGGGCCTGGTGGATCGCCTGGGCCCCGTTCGTCGGGCTGTTCCTGGCCCGGATCTCCCGAGGTCGAACGCTGCGGGAGTTCGTGGCGGCCACGCTCGTGATCCCCTTCCTGTTCACCGGGGTGTTCCTCGCCGTCTTCGGCAACAGCGCCCTCTTCGTCGTGCAGGACGGCGACATCGGGTTCGGGGAGACCGCCATGACCTCTCCCGAACAGGGCTTCTACGGGCTGCTCGAACAGTACCCGGGGGCGTTGTTCAGCGCCGGGCTCGCCACCTTCGTCGGTCTGTTGCTCTACGTCACCTCCGCCGACTCCGGCGCCCTGGTGATGGGAAACCTCAGCTCCGACCTCCCCACCCCGGTCACCGACGCCAAACCGTGGCTGCGCATCTTCTGGGCACTGACGACCGGCTTGCTCACCCTCGCCATGCTCATCGTCGGCGGGGTGCAGGCGCTCACCGACGCCACGATCATCATGGGGCTGCCGTTCTCCTTCGTGATGTTCCTCATCATGGCGGGTCTCTACCTGGCCTTGCGCACCGAGCGGATGCGCGAGGAGGCCCTCGCCACCACGCTGCCGGCCTCCCTGTCCGGACGCACACCGCACGCGGGCCCCGCCGGCACCCGCAACTGGCGAACCCGGTTGGCGCGCGCCATGGCCTTCCCCGGGCGGCGGGCGGCCACGCGCTTCGTCGACGATGTCTGTCGCCCCGCCTTCGAGGACGTCGTGCAGGAACTGCGGGCTCAAGGAGCCGCCGCGGAACTGCTGGAGGGAACCGACGAGGAGAACGGCCTCCCACACGTCGGGCTCAAGGCCCCCATCGGCCCGGCGGACACGTTCGTGTACCGGGTGTGGCCGGTCGAGACGCCGACCCCCGGCTTCGCCACCAAGTCGGTCAGCACCCACGACTCCTACGTCCGCTTCGAGATCCAACTCGCCGAAGGCAACCAGGGCTATGACGTGATGGGCTACACCCGCGAGCAACTCATCGCCGACGCCCTCGACCAGTACGAGCGGCATCTGGAGTTCCTTCGCCTGCACCACGAGGCGACCGCCCAGTCGTCGCTCCCCGACCACCGTCCCGACGATCCCGAGGCCCACCTGCCCGACTGA